TCCAAAGAATACGATGACCGTGGCGATAATTCGGAATACGGTCATAACGGACTTGTCCGGACGCTTGTTCATAATGAAGCGCAGGCAGCCTTCGGTGTAGTAGTAGTTTCCGATCAGGGTTGTAAATCCAAACAGGGCTATGGAGATGGTGATGAATACGGGGCCGATGTCGCCAAGGATGCTGTGCAGGGATTGCTGTACATAGGGGATGCCCTTCAGTTCCTCGCTGGGGGTGACGTCGCAGGAAAGGCACATCAGTGCTGTTGCCGTACAGATCAACAGGGTGTCGATGAATACGGAGAAAGACTGGACAAGACCTTGCTTTACCGGATGGGTGACGCTTGCACTAGCGGCAGCATTAGGGGCGGAACCCATACCAGCTTCGTTTGAGTAGAGGCCACGTTTGATACCGTACATGATGCAGCTTCCGGCAAAGCCGCCGGCACCAGCCTGGAAGGAGAATGCGTCCTTAAGGATGGTGGCAAACATGGAGGGGATGTTGGTGAAGTTGTAGATGATTACGCCAAAGGCCATCAGAACGTAGATTACGCCCATGATGGGTACCAGGTAGCTGGTAATGCGGGTGAGACGCTTGGCTCCGCCGAAGATACACGCTCCAAAGAGGGCGGCAAGAACCAGACCGACAATCTTCGGGGTAGAATCAGTGTAGAAACTGTAGCCGGAAAGGGAATCCTGGATATTGTAGGAAGCCAGCAGATTGTAGCCGATGACATAGGTCAGCAACACAAATACAGAGAAGATGATGCCAAGCCAACGGCATTTCAGTGCGGTCTGCATGTAGTAGGAGGGGCCGCCATAGGAATGGCCGGTCACAAGGTCTTCTCGTTTGTAGATCTGGGCCAGGGTAGATTCCACAAAGGCTGAGGATGCTCCGAAGATGGCGATTGCCCACATCCAGAACACTGCTCCGGGACCACCAAGACAAATTGCGGAGGAAACTCCTACAATGTTACCTGTACCAACGCGGGAAGCGGTGGAGACCATCAGGGCTCCGAAGGAAGAAATTCCGCTCCCTTGCATGGGCTTTTCCTTGGTGACGCGGATTGTTTCTGCGAACAGACGAATCTGCGGAAACTTCATCCGGATAGAAAAGTAGAGGCCTGCGACAACTAGAAACAGCGGTACAATAAACGGCTGGTATAGAAAGTCGCTAACTGTAGATACAACGGTATGAATGGATTCTAGCATGGTAGGTTAATATTAGAAAATTAGGAACCGTAATTTATGTGGATTTGTATATTTGAATCATGCTGAATAAATTTTTCAAGTCCATTATCGACCAGGACGATACCGCCATCGTTATCTGCAACCTGGAACACGAAATTGTCTACATGAACTCGAAGGCTTGCGAGGCTCAGGCCAAGCGTGGGGGAGCCGCCCTCATCGGTCGCAACCTGCTGAAGTGCCATAGCCCGGAATCCCAGGAAAAGATCCTCAAGGTGATGGCCTGGTTCCAGGCGGACAAGACCCACAACTGGGTCCATACCTTCTTCAACGAAAAGCAGAACAAGGACGGCTACATGATTGCCCTCCGCGACGAAAACGGCACGCTCATCGGCTACTACGAAAAGCACGAGTTCCGCACCAAGGACGAAACTCCTTTTTATGCCATGTAACTGTTAAGATGATGATTTAGTTTTTGGGGTGACTACTCATCTTTCACGCAGCGGACACCCCAGCCGTTGGCTTTACCGGTGAAATACATATCAAATCTGCGATTGCTTGATCCCACACTTACGTTAACTTCAGTAAAGTTAAAATCAGAATCTCTAAAGGATTGTTCTGGATTCAACAACAAGATATAGGCCTTGGATTCATTATATTCTTCGTCAATCCAAAAACCACCAATGCGCAGCTTGTGTAAAAACTGTCCATTGCTCATTCTGTAGCCGTGGCCTTTTACTTCCAGTTCAGAGTACTTGTCCGTCACGTTTCCTTGCCAGTAGCCATCGGCATATTTCGAATAACGCAATAAGTGGTTGTCTATGGTAATGGTGTATTCATAAAGGGTTGGCAGGTGCCAGCCTGTTGGGCAGGCGCTCTTGGCAGCCTCGTGGGTATAAAGTCTTCCGTAGGTTTCGCATTCAGAGGCCTGGTTGTTGTAGCACCAGCTATTTTCTGTTTCGTAATTCAGGTTGTCCGCCATAAAGGTGAGGTTGTGAAGAACTACGGTTCTATACGTCTTGTTGTCTCGAGGGTCCTTGTATGTGCCATAAACCGGTTCCCATCCATCGCCTCGACTAATGAAGTCTTGTCCGGAATAGTTCTTCACATCTCCTTTATTTGTACTGTTGGATTCTCCAAGAAACATATCCTTGTTTGCCCAAGTCCAGTTATAATCGGATGCGCAAATCCGGGTGTAATACAAATTTTCTTCAGCATACAATGCCTGAATGGTTTCGCCTAGGTTTTTTCTTGAGCAGAATCCGTATGTTTGCTCTATGTTGTTTTTTTCGCTCCAGTAGTTGTTTATACGACAAATATATTCTACGTTCTTGAATTCTTTCGTTATGCCGTGGGATTCTTCATTGCAATCTCCAAGAATGTAGTTGGTTTTTGTCATGTTCCAGCCGTAACTCTCGCAGATGCATATGGTATCTCTATAAACGCCTTCTTCGCCAATGCGATTTTCGTTGCAAAAACCCAGGGTGTAGTTTATTTCTGTAGTTTGTGTCCAAGAACCCCTGTTGCAGTAGTAGAATCGGGTACTTGTCTTGGCGACGCTGTCTTGACGTGTTGTGGTGCAGAATGCCCCGACGTTCTTTTCTAGCGTGGTCATGGTTCTCCATTTTCCCGCATCGCAGATGTAGGATGTGTAGACCTTGTCCTGGAGTTTACTGTCGCATGTTCCGTAATATTCGCTGGCAGACATCTTGGTCCAAGATCCGCTCTTGCAAATGAGGGAATCTCCCTTAAGACCTTCGTTTTCTGGAGTGCAGACGCCATACTTGATTTCCGTAGCAGATGCTATGACCCATGCACCACTTTTACAAACATAGGTGTTGCTGGCGTATTTCTTTGTTTCGTAGAGGTTGCTTGAGCTGCATGTCCCCAGAATGTCGGCCTTGGTGGCGGCTACCCATACACCGCTTTTGCAAATGACTGAATTGTCCTTCACAAGCCCTTCGTTGCTGGTAGTGCACAGTCCGTATTTTTTTTCTTCGTTGTTGGCTGTAGCCCACAATCCGTTCTTGCAGATGTAGAACAGGTTGTTGTATTCCTTAATGGCGCCTTGGTTGGAGGAATTGCAAGTCCCCAGGAAATCGCTCTTGGTGGCTCTGCTCCAGGAACCGTCCTTGCAAACGTATGCTGTTCCGGAAAGTTCTGTGATCTTCTTATCGTTGGCTGCATTGCAGCTTCCGAGAAGATCTTCTGTAATGGGGGTTTGCCATACGTGGCTCTTGCAGACCAGAGTTTTTTCTTCATCGGCAAATGTGCCGAATTTATCCTTGGTACAAATTCCGTATTTCAGTTCTTTATCGGTTGCTTTTCTCCAAGCCTGTTCAATACAGATATATTTTTCTTTGTCGTAATTTACAATGGAGTCTCGTTCGTATTGAGTACATTCGCCGTAAACTTGATCAATAGTTGCTTTGTTCCAGATGTTGGAATCGCAAGCGTAAACCGTTCCGCTGTAGGTGACTGTATCACCGACGTTTTTTGAACTGCAAAATCCAACGGTACTTTCCATGGTGGTCACTTTATAGTATTTGTTGGAACGGCAGTTGTACATGTCCCGCTCGTATACAATATCCTTCAGTTCATCCTCGTCGGCGCAAGTTGTCGGTGTCTTTTCGCTGCTGGTGTACCAGGTTTTGTTGTAACATTCGTAAATGTTGTAAGTCCGGACGGACATTCGGTTGCCATTGGAACATACCTTGGGAAGGTCGTCTTCGCTATAGACGTTCTTGGAATCCTTGACGCATCGGATGGCTGCGTACAAGGATGGATTGTACCCTTTCTTGAAAGAGGGGGTTTCGCTATCCATCGTAAAGGTGTAGTAGCCTAAAGGTTCCTTGGTCAGGAAAACTGCGTTTTCGTACATTCCTGTACAAGTGTCCAAGTCGCAGGAGCCCGTTGGGTAGATGGCGAATCCGTAGTCGTTTGTTCCCACTTGGGATTCATCGGATGTCTTCCAGGTTTTTGCGGTCCGAAGACTTTTGGTCCCCTTGGTTTGGGCCAGGAGGTCTTCCCAGTCCGACTGTTCGGCTACTCTAAAATCAGAAGGGCATTGAGGAACTTCAACACGGTACAATCTACCGTAGATCTGACAGTTTGTGGTCAGGTTGTCGTAGCAAACGCTTTGGTCGTGGGGTGCGTGGAGATTTTCTGCAAGCCAGATTTTTGTTCCGATTTGTACTGTGGGGTAGTAATGGAAATTGTAGGTGTCCTGAATGCCGTCCCGAATTACAGGAACGCCGTCGATTAGGGTAAAACCTCCTGTGGGGTCCACGCTGGAAGAACTTCTTGCAAGGCTGGAAGAGGATTCTTGGCTGGAGCTGCTACCAGAAGAGCTGCTACCAGAAGAATTGCTTCCAGAAGAACTGCTGGAATTCAGGGTGGAGGAACTGCTGCTGTCCTCGGAGCCTGAGGAACTGGAACTACCGTTAGATTCCTTTTGGGAACTGGATGACTCGTTGCCTTGTTCCTGGCGGGAGGAACTGGATTCGTCGTCCTCGTCCCAAGAAGATGAAGATACTTCGTCCAGATAGTCATTCTTTGATGAAACAGAATTTCCGTCATCGTCGCTACCGCAGGCGATTAAAGACGTGCAAAGGAGAATAAACCCCAGAAAACGATAAACCATAGTAACCCCCAATGGTTATTTTTTACAAATATAATAAAGTAGGTGATTATTAATCCTTGACGCAACGGACTGGGAAAGCGTCGTCTTTAGATGCTGTATAAAGCCTGAGCGTTGTTGAATTTCCGCTTGTGTATGCAGGAACCGGTGTGCC
This window of the Fibrobacter sp. genome carries:
- a CDS encoding alanine:cation symporter family protein, encoding MLESIHTVVSTVSDFLYQPFIVPLFLVVAGLYFSIRMKFPQIRLFAETIRVTKEKPMQGSGISSFGALMVSTASRVGTGNIVGVSSAICLGGPGAVFWMWAIAIFGASSAFVESTLAQIYKREDLVTGHSYGGPSYYMQTALKCRWLGIIFSVFVLLTYVIGYNLLASYNIQDSLSGYSFYTDSTPKIVGLVLAALFGACIFGGAKRLTRITSYLVPIMGVIYVLMAFGVIIYNFTNIPSMFATILKDAFSFQAGAGGFAGSCIMYGIKRGLYSNEAGMGSAPNAAASASVTHPVKQGLVQSFSVFIDTLLICTATALMCLSCDVTPSEELKGIPYVQQSLHSILGDIGPVFITISIALFGFTTLIGNYYYTEGCLRFIMNKRPDKSVMTVFRIIATVIVFFGAISTANFAWDSADLCQALMVVVNVPCILILSPIAFKALRNYTEQRKAGKEPVYNAKNCGVKQDTDFWND
- a CDS encoding PAS domain-containing protein; the protein is MLNKFFKSIIDQDDTAIVICNLEHEIVYMNSKACEAQAKRGGAALIGRNLLKCHSPESQEKILKVMAWFQADKTHNWVHTFFNEKQNKDGYMIALRDENGTLIGYYEKHEFRTKDETPFYAM